A window of Verrucomicrobiota bacterium contains these coding sequences:
- a CDS encoding thiamine pyrophosphate-dependent dehydrogenase E1 component subunit alpha has translation MLLGRILDEKFASLYRAGKIHGGVFIGRGQEALSVAVGQSLRKGDIFAPLIRDQAGRLAFGESAVDAARTYLGSVLGPMRGRDGNVHRGRPKEGYLPMISHLGAMIPVVNGMLLARRFKGVTGVVGATCLGEGGTSTGAFHEGLNQAAVEKLPLVLIVANNQYAYSTPSARQFACRSLVDRAAGYGVEGHSLDGTDLTACLETVGEAVANARAGRGPQLVVARLLRLCGHGEHDDAGYVDLKLKQSTMGRDCLKVAEEYLLQQNWVERETLVVWRNEATQKVEEAVAKAQREPTPDPYKENWCALASRHLVEGHGADTPEPEDT, from the coding sequence ATGTTGCTAGGACGGATTCTGGATGAAAAATTTGCCAGCCTTTACCGCGCCGGCAAAATCCACGGCGGCGTCTTTATTGGACGCGGACAGGAAGCTCTCAGCGTCGCCGTCGGCCAATCGTTGCGAAAAGGGGATATTTTTGCGCCGCTCATTCGGGATCAAGCGGGGCGGCTGGCCTTTGGCGAATCTGCGGTGGACGCGGCGCGCACTTACCTCGGCTCGGTGCTGGGGCCGATGCGCGGACGCGACGGCAATGTTCACCGCGGCCGGCCCAAGGAAGGCTATCTGCCCATGATCAGTCATCTGGGCGCCATGATACCGGTGGTCAACGGGATGTTGCTGGCGCGCCGCTTCAAAGGTGTCACGGGCGTCGTCGGCGCGACCTGCCTCGGCGAAGGCGGCACCTCCACCGGTGCCTTTCATGAAGGACTCAACCAGGCGGCGGTTGAAAAACTGCCGCTCGTGCTGATCGTCGCCAACAACCAATATGCTTATTCCACTCCCAGTGCGCGGCAATTTGCCTGTCGCTCGCTCGTGGATCGGGCGGCGGGTTACGGAGTCGAAGGTCACTCTCTGGACGGAACGGACTTGACAGCGTGCCTCGAAACCGTAGGTGAAGCGGTGGCCAACGCCCGCGCCGGACGCGGGCCGCAACTGGTGGTCGCCCGCCTGCTGCGCCTTTGCGGCCACGGCGAACATGATGATGCAGGCTACGTGGATCTCAAATTGAAGCAGTCAACGATGGGCCGCGATTGTTTGAAAGTTGCGGAAGAATACTTGTTGCAACAAAACTGGGTGGAGCGGGAAACCCTGGTCGTCTGGCGCAATGAAGCCACCCAGAAAGTCGAGGAAGCGGTCGCCAAAGCGCAGCGCGAACCCACGCCCGACCCGTACAAGGAAAACTGGTGCGCGCTGGCCTCAAGACATCTGGTGGAAGGCCACGGAGCAGACACGCCTGAACCGGAAGACACTTGA